The Streptococcus sanguinis genome contains the following window.
ATCTTCTTGCATTTGCTTATTCATACTACAGCCGCCCATAAAAATAATAATTCCAAAAACTCCCAAAATAGATAGTAATTTCTTCATTTCTACATCCCCTCCTTTACCTCTTTATACTATAAAATGATTTAATAGGGAATGACTCTATATTACAATAAAATTATCGTAGAAGATTATACGAGTCTGATTAACCAAACTAGAGCAATTCGTAAATAAGGTGGAAGAACAGCGTGACCAGTATTATCGTAAACTTGAGTGACTGTGCCAACACTTCTATCATATTGATCTTTTACTTCACGATTAAGAGAATTGTCGTTATCTTCAGTCATAGCCGTCTGAAGATTTTGATCATTCACATATTTTTTGCTCTTTTAACGTTTTCCTTTAACAAAGCTGATAATTTAGGTGATACGGTATAGCCATATGTTTCATACTCTCCATTGTCATTTTTTATCAATCCAAAATGAAAGTCCAACTCTTTATTGTTATTAAAATACAATCGAACCATCAGCCCCCCCATCGGATTATATTCTAATGTCTCAGTATCAATTTCATAAGATTGAATAACTCCTTCTCTTGTTAGAGCATTAGGATCATTCGCTCTCATATGTTCTTCATAAATCTTTCTTGCTTCTTTACTAGTCGCAATGCGTATCATTTCCTGTTTCTTCTGGTGTTGGTGCATACTAAATCCTATGATAACCAGTCCCATAAGCACTAGAATACTGAGTACACTCCATAAGAATTTTTTATTCATCATAATTTCCCTTTCACACTATCTTATCAATTTATTTTACTTATAGTATCGCACAGTTCTAGGATATCATTTAAAATGTGGAGGTTAGTAGTTCCCAGATATTTCCATCGCTCTAAAAAAAGATTGAAGAAAGTCTTCAAATATGGAGCTTTCTTCAATCTTAGACAGTCGTATTTTAATTACCCCTCAATATACTTCAATTTTCCTCGGAAATCTTCCAGACTTTCATAGCCTTTTTCTTCCATAATAGCCTTGAGTTCTGCAGTGATTCGCTCGAAGGCTGCCACTCCTTCTTTATGAAGGGTTGTTCCTACCTGCACCATACTGGCTCCACAGAGGATATGCTCAAAAGCATCGCGGCCAGTCAGGACACCTCCTGTTCCGATGATTTGGATTTCTGGTTTAAGGCGTTGGTAAAATGCATGGACATTGGCTAAAGCGATCGGTTTGATGTACTGTCCTCCGATACCGCCAAAACCATTTTTCGGACGAATGACCACTGACTCATCTTCTATATAAAGACCGTTTCCGATAGAGTTTATACAATTGACAAACTTGAGCGGATAGTTGTTAAAAATCGCCGCAGCCTGGTCAAAATGCACGATGTCAAAATAAGGAGGCAGCTTGATGCCCAACGGCTTGGTGAAATAAGCAAAAACTTCTGACAAAATCGTTTCAGTCGCTTCAAAATCATAGGCAATCTGTGGCTTGCCAGGGACATTGGGGCAAGAGAGATTGAGCTCAGTAATGCCTTTAAAGTCACTTGCCTGCACTTTCTGAAGAATGGTGTGGGTTTCTTCTGGCGACATACCGACCAAAGAGAGGAAGAAAGTACGATTTGGTTCGCTTTCCTGGAGTTCCAGCAGGTAGTCAAGATAGTAGTCTAAACCATTGTTGGGCAGTCCCATGGAGTTGATAGACCCCAGCGGAACATCCTGATAGCGCGGTTCTGGGTTTCCCGGGCGAAATTCCAGCGTCGCCGTCTTGGTCACAAAGGTTCCCGCAGCAGAATCTTTGACTTCTGCCAGTTCCTCTTTTGTCATGCAGGCAACCCCAGCTGCATTCATCAGGCAGTTATCAAAATTAAAACCAGCAATCTGTGTCGATGTCGAAACCATAGTAAAACGCTCCTTTTTCTTCTGAAGGCGAGTGCCTTTAGCTCATTTCCTCTATTATATCACCAAAACCCGCTTTTTCGTTTTTTAAACCAGCAATTCCTGACTAACGTTCGGAAAATATCCAGTTCGATTGACCCTCTTTCTGAAATATTTCAGAAAACAAATTGTGGAAATTTTTAGAAAATTCAACTTTTTTCTTTACAAGGGAAAAAAAGTCTGCTATAATGTTCCATGTAATAAAATATGACATTTAAAAGATGTCTGTTTTAAAGTTTTAAACACATCCTCGTCATACAAGCTGCAAGCAGCTTCCGACAGGATGGTTTACTATTTTATTTAAAGGAGAATGACAGATGACAACTGCTAAAGAATATATCCAAAGCACTTTCGAGACCGTAAAAGCACGCAACGGACACGAGGCAGAATTCCTCCAAGCTGTTGAAGAGTTTCTCAATACCCTGGAGCCCGTTTTTGAAAAACACCCAGAATACATTGAAGAAAACATCCTAGCGCGTATTACTGAGCCTGAGCGCGTTATCAGCTTCCGTGTTCCTTGGGTTGACCGCGAAGGTAAAGTACAAGTTAACCGTGGTTACCGCGTACAATTTAACTCAGCAGTTGGCCCTTATAAAGGCGGTCTTCGTTTCCACCCGACTGTAAATCAAGGGATCTTGAAATTCCTCGGATTCGAACAAATCTTTAAAAACGTCTTGACTGGCCTGCCAATCGGTGGTGGTAAAGGTGGATCTGACTTTAATCCAAAAGGCAAGACAGATGCTGAAGTGATGCGCTTCTGCCAAAGCTTCATGACTGAATTGCAAAAACACATCGGCCCATCTCTTGACGTTCCAGCTGGTGATATCGGTGTCGGCGGACGTGAAATCGGCTACCTCTACGGCCAATACAAACGCCTCAATCAATTCGACGCTGGTGTCTTGACTGGTAAACCCCTTGGATTTGGCGGCAGCTTGATCCGTCCAGAAGCAACTGGTTACGGCTTGGTTTACTACACCGAAGAAATGCTCAAGGCTAACGGCCAAAGCTTTGCTGGCAAGAAGGTGGTTATTTCCGGTTCTGGTAACGTAGCCCAATATGCTCTCCAAAAAGCTACTGAACTCGGTGCAACTGTTATCTCTGTATCTGACTCAAACGGTTATGTCATCGATGAAAATGGTATTGACTTTGATCTTTTGGTTGATGTTAAAGAAAAACGCCGTGCTCGTTTGACTGAATATGCAGCTGAGAAACCAACTGCTACATACCATGAAGGTTCTGTATGGACTTACGCTGGTAACTATGATATTGCTCTGCCATGTGCGACTCAAAACGAAATCAACGGCGACGCAGCTAAACGCTTGGTTTCTCAAGGTGTTATCTGTGTATCTGAAGGTGCCAACATGCCTAGCGACCTGGATGCTATCGCTGTTTACAAAGAAAATGGTATCTTCTACGGACCTGCCAAAGCTGCCAATGCTGGTGGTGTAGCTGTATCCGCTCTGGAAATGAGCCAAAACAGTCTTCGTCTGTCATGGACTCGCGAAGAAGTTGACGGCCGCCTCAAGGACATCATGACAAACATCTTCAACACAGCTAAGACTACCGCTGAAACTTACGGACTTGGCAAAGATTACCTGGCTGGTGCTAACATTGCTGCTTTCGAAAACGTAGCCAACGCTATGATCGCCCAAGGTATTGTTTAACTAGTCGATACATCCTATCGGAGGACAAATCATGAACTTACGGCCAATGGAAGTGAGAGACAATCCAGCTGTAGCGCAGCTCATTCGAGCCAGTCTAGAAGAATTCGGGCTTGACAAACCAGGAACTGTCTACTTTGATTCTCATCTAGATCATTTGGCCGACTATTATCAACATCAAGAGAGGGCAGCTTACTTTGTTCTGGAAGATGAAGGTCATCTCGTTGGCTGCGGTGGCTTTGCACCTGTGTCTGATAAAATTGCTGAATTACAAAAACTGTATGTCACTAAAAACAGTCGTGGCAAAGGTTATTCCAGTCGGCTGATAAAGCAGATATTCCAAGAAGCCCGCCTAGCAGATTATGAACAGCTTTATCTAGAAACCACTACTGAACTAGCTACGGCCGTGGCCGTCTATCAACACTATGGTTTTACATCACTGCAACAACCAATTTCTAACGCTGCCGGCCACCCAGCTATGAATATCTGGATGATAAAATCTCTCTTATCAGATGAATAGATGTCGGTATACCCTGGCTGTCTCAAGAACATCATGACCAACATCCTCAACACAGCTAAAACTACCGCTGAAACTTACAGACTTGGCAAAAACTACCTGGCTGGTGCTAACATTGCTGCTTTCGAAAACGTAGCAAACGCTATGATTGCCCAAGGTATTGTCTAAGATTCATTTGCTCAATCCTCAATCATTATGATTGGGGATTTTTATGTTGGCTTCAAAAAAGCTCACTATTTAAAATAGTAAGCTTAAAATCAAGATTTATTTTACTTCTACTAATGCAAAAGACAGGCATTCAACTATTTCATTTACTATCTCATCTATATCTAGGTCCTCATTATCATTCAACATCATTGGAAGAACATAAGAAAGACTCAAAGCTAAAATATAGCGAACGATTCTTTCGTTTGACCAATTTCTGATGAGGCCCTTTTCTTTAAACTGATTCAGAACTGGACTAATTGGCCTAATGATAGAGTGAACAATAACATTCCCTAACTGGTTAGAAATAGTATTATCAATAAAAGAACGACTCAAGAGAATTTTAACTTGCATTTGATTCTCCTGAATAAAAACTAGTCTATCACGAACAATACTTCTCAAAAACACTGAAAAAGTCTCTTGGTTTGCTGTAAATTTCTTCTTAGAAAAATCAGCAATCACATCTGGAATAACTTGATCAAGAAAAGTCGATAAAATTGCTTCTAAGATGCCTTCCTTGGTCTTAAAGTAACTAAAAACCGTCCCTTCTGAAACTCCAGCTTCCTTGGCGATAAGACTTGCTGTTGTGTTTTCAAAACCAATTTCTGAAAATAACTTTAGACTTGATAACAGCACTTGACGTTGTTTTAAACTCAAATTGCTATTTTCTAATGTCTGGGCATACTTTTGTTCTAAACTTTCCACCACTAGCACCTCCCTGCTCCTCTCTTACTTTTACGACTTTCTTACCTCGAGTGTGTCCCAATTTCAGACTACGATATGCTTCTCTAACTGACTTTAGAGAAAAGTCATATACTTGATCAATATTTAGCTGAACCTTCCCATCTGAGACCATCTCCGCTAGAGCCTTAAAATCATCATATGTAGAGTGTCTCGGACCCGTGAACTGAGCTCCTCTTATTATAACATATGGAGAAGGTACTAGAGTTCCGATCTCACTCCCCTTCAAACCTAGACTAAAAGCTAACTTAACGTAATCACTTCCATAGCAATCCAAGAACTTTGTAATCGGCTTTGGGGTTGCTGATAGAAGAGCATTTTGGATATTCTCTTCGTAAGCTACTGGTATGGCACCTAAGGACTTCAGATATTCTGAATTCTTCTTACTTGCAATTCCGATAACCGTTGCACCCTTAGCAACTGCATACTGTACTGCAATACTTCCAATACCACCAGTCGCTGCTGAAATAACTACAACATCTTTAGAATTTAACTCAATCTTTCTAAATGCACCACCCACAGTTAGAGAGGCTACACCCATAGTAGCTGCGTGGTTCATATCAATCAGCTTTGGTTTTAATACAATTTCCGATACATTGACACAAATTTCTGTTGCCAAAGTTCCCCTCTTGGTCCCCAATCCAGGGTCACTGATCATTGATCCAAAAACCTTATCCCCTACTGAAAACGTATTCACTCCTTCACCAATTTCTGTGATAACTCCAGCAAAATCCCTACCAACACCTCTTGGAAAAAGAGATGATTTCGACTCAAACCAACGACTGGGATTCCTTAGTTTCGCCATAAAAGATAAAAATCTAAGTGGCTTTGCACCCTCAAAAGTCTTATAATCAATAGGATTTAAACCAACAGCATGAACTTCTACCCTAACTTGATTCGCTTCTAAAGAATCAGATTTAATATTCACCAAATTTAACACTTCTTCATTACCGAAACGACTATATTGTATTGCTTGAACAACCATTTTATAAACTCCTTTACCCCTCACGTATTGAGTGAGTACTCAATCATTTTTTTGATTATACGCTTATTCTTCAAAGATGTCAACTATACTGTTCCCACAACTTCTAACTAAGTTAGATGTTCATAATAAAAATGGATCGAATTTCAGTATCTTGGTAAATAAAAAAATACTGCTGGCTTAATAGCTCTATATTTACTTATAAAAGATTATAAAACTAGAACTCAAAGAAATCCGACTGCTTATAAAAGCGGTCGGATTTTTATATATCTAATTTTTCAAAAAACTTGCCTGCTGACTGCTTTTCTTTTAGCTTCTCCAGCAGCTCATTCTCCAGAAAAGGACTTAGTTCGTCAAAATCTTGACAAACCTTAAAGACAGTTTCTCTGTCCAACTGGTCATAAGCTAGTTCGTAATAGTCCTTATTATGATGCCAGTTCTGGTCATAATTGACATCTGTTCGCTGATAGTAAACGATGTTTTGCTTCGGTGTCAGGTAAAGCTTCTGTGTTAGAATGCTTTTCTGATCTTTGGACAGCTTGCTACGATTGAAAATCTTGACACCTTGAAAAATCTTGCGCTCATGGATACCTTGATTTGTAACTTTCAATTCAACTCTTTTATAGTGCATATAGTCACCTCCAGAAATTACCTACATTATATCAGGTTCAGGCAGATTTTCAAGCAGAAATGTGTCATTGCCAAAAGTCTTTCGTCGCCTCTAAAATCTCTTCTGTCGATGTTACTGTCGCTTCAATAATGCTCTTGCCAGTCTTTTTCAGATAGGCTTGTATCAAATGATAGCCATAAGCATAGCCCGCAGCATAAGGCATTCCAACTGGTATCTGACCCTGTATCTCTGCAATTTCATCACCGTAGAGATATGGAGCCATTTCCGCCATCCCCGTTAGCTGAAGCTGACTTGAGATGATGGGCTTAATCTCCTCTAATTGCTCTGGACTGGTTGAAGTGACCCAAGGTCCAATGAGTTCTTTACCATAGAGCTCAGCAGCAAAAGACTCTGCCAATCCTTCACTAACTACCCAGTCTGCTAGTGTCGTCTGCTGATTCCATTTGATAAATTGGAAGCGGACATTGTGATTGCACTCGTGGGCTAATGCCGCCTGCACACGTGGCAAAGTATAGTCATTTGGTAGTAGACTAAGCATGAGGTAGCCTGGAATTCCTCCATCTCCGCT
Protein-coding sequences here:
- a CDS encoding DUF1310 family protein, translated to MNKKFLWSVLSILVLMGLVIIGFSMHQHQKKQEMIRIATSKEARKIYEEHMRANDPNALTREGVIQSYEIDTETLEYNPMGGLMVRLYFNNNKELDFHFGLIKNDNGEYETYGYTVSPKLSALLKENVKRAKNM
- a CDS encoding dihydroorotate oxidase: MVSTSTQIAGFNFDNCLMNAAGVACMTKEELAEVKDSAAGTFVTKTATLEFRPGNPEPRYQDVPLGSINSMGLPNNGLDYYLDYLLELQESEPNRTFFLSLVGMSPEETHTILQKVQASDFKGITELNLSCPNVPGKPQIAYDFEATETILSEVFAYFTKPLGIKLPPYFDIVHFDQAAAIFNNYPLKFVNCINSIGNGLYIEDESVVIRPKNGFGGIGGQYIKPIALANVHAFYQRLKPEIQIIGTGGVLTGRDAFEHILCGASMVQVGTTLHKEGVAAFERITAELKAIMEEKGYESLEDFRGKLKYIEG
- a CDS encoding NADP-specific glutamate dehydrogenase — encoded protein: MTTAKEYIQSTFETVKARNGHEAEFLQAVEEFLNTLEPVFEKHPEYIEENILARITEPERVISFRVPWVDREGKVQVNRGYRVQFNSAVGPYKGGLRFHPTVNQGILKFLGFEQIFKNVLTGLPIGGGKGGSDFNPKGKTDAEVMRFCQSFMTELQKHIGPSLDVPAGDIGVGGREIGYLYGQYKRLNQFDAGVLTGKPLGFGGSLIRPEATGYGLVYYTEEMLKANGQSFAGKKVVISGSGNVAQYALQKATELGATVISVSDSNGYVIDENGIDFDLLVDVKEKRRARLTEYAAEKPTATYHEGSVWTYAGNYDIALPCATQNEINGDAAKRLVSQGVICVSEGANMPSDLDAIAVYKENGIFYGPAKAANAGGVAVSALEMSQNSLRLSWTREEVDGRLKDIMTNIFNTAKTTAETYGLGKDYLAGANIAAFENVANAMIAQGIV
- a CDS encoding GNAT family N-acetyltransferase; this encodes MNLRPMEVRDNPAVAQLIRASLEEFGLDKPGTVYFDSHLDHLADYYQHQERAAYFVLEDEGHLVGCGGFAPVSDKIAELQKLYVTKNSRGKGYSSRLIKQIFQEARLADYEQLYLETTTELATAVAVYQHYGFTSLQQPISNAAGHPAMNIWMIKSLLSDE
- a CDS encoding NADP oxidoreductase — translated: MSVYPGCLKNIMTNILNTAKTTAETYRLGKNYLAGANIAAFENVANAMIAQGIV
- a CDS encoding TetR/AcrR family transcriptional regulator, which produces MESLEQKYAQTLENSNLSLKQRQVLLSSLKLFSEIGFENTTASLIAKEAGVSEGTVFSYFKTKEGILEAILSTFLDQVIPDVIADFSKKKFTANQETFSVFLRSIVRDRLVFIQENQMQVKILLSRSFIDNTISNQLGNVIVHSIIRPISPVLNQFKEKGLIRNWSNERIVRYILALSLSYVLPMMLNDNEDLDIDEIVNEIVECLSFALVEVK
- a CDS encoding NADP-dependent oxidoreductase, with the translated sequence MVVQAIQYSRFGNEEVLNLVNIKSDSLEANQVRVEVHAVGLNPIDYKTFEGAKPLRFLSFMAKLRNPSRWFESKSSLFPRGVGRDFAGVITEIGEGVNTFSVGDKVFGSMISDPGLGTKRGTLATEICVNVSEIVLKPKLIDMNHAATMGVASLTVGGAFRKIELNSKDVVVISAATGGIGSIAVQYAVAKGATVIGIASKKNSEYLKSLGAIPVAYEENIQNALLSATPKPITKFLDCYGSDYVKLAFSLGLKGSEIGTLVPSPYVIIRGAQFTGPRHSTYDDFKALAEMVSDGKVQLNIDQVYDFSLKSVREAYRSLKLGHTRGKKVVKVREEQGGASGGKFRTKVCPDIRK
- a CDS encoding EXLDI protein; the protein is MHYKRVELKVTNQGIHERKIFQGVKIFNRSKLSKDQKSILTQKLYLTPKQNIVYYQRTDVNYDQNWHHNKDYYELAYDQLDRETVFKVCQDFDELSPFLENELLEKLKEKQSAGKFFEKLDI
- a CDS encoding Zn-dependent protease, whose amino-acid sequence is MKINMIRSDKVYQELLELPFDKREGCFRAKILAPFAPKYQTQHIPLKAKYPGGFDALFLLGFMNQLPGTLSEKDRPAIDSLSSDQLWQDCQDTIKRSIGLFEQAGYDLEVEDYHFTILLGNPDKPMLQLNKGYSGDGGIPGYLMLSLLPNDYTLPRVQAALAHECNHNVRFQFIKWNQQTTLADWVVSEGLAESFAAELYGKELIGPWVTSTSPEQLEEIKPIISSQLQLTGMAEMAPYLYGDEIAEIQGQIPVGMPYAAGYAYGYHLIQAYLKKTGKSIIEATVTSTEEILEATKDFWQ